One window from the genome of Cuculus canorus isolate bCucCan1 chromosome 12, bCucCan1.pri, whole genome shotgun sequence encodes:
- the CHRFAM7A gene encoding CHRNA7-FAM7A fusion protein isoform X1 has product MGLRGLALWLLAGLVRESLQGEFQRKLYKELLKNYNPLERPVANDSQPLTVYFTLSLMQIMDVDEKNQVLTTNIWLQMYWTDHYLQWNVSEYPGVKNVRFPDGLIWKPDILLYNSADERFDATFHTNVLVNSSGHCQYLPPGIFKSSCYIDVRWFPFDVQKCNLKFGSWTYGGWSLDLQMQEADISGYISNGEWDLVGVPGKRTESFYECCKEPYPDVTFTVTMRRRTLYYGLNLLIPCVLISALALLVFLLPADSGEKISLGITVLLSLTVFMLLVAEIMPATSDSVPLIAQYFASTMIIVGLSVVVTVIVLQYHHHDPDGGKMPKWTRIILLNWCAWFLRMKRPGEDKVRPACQHKQRRCSLTSVEMNTMSGQQSSNGNMLYIGFRGLEGVHCTPTTDSGVICGRMTCSPTDEENLLHSGHPSEGDPDLAKILEEVRYIANRFRDQDEEAAVCNEWKFAASVVDRLCLMAFSVFTIICTIGILMSAPNFVEAVSKDFA; this is encoded by the exons ATGGGCCTGCGGGGACTGGCGCTGTGGCTGCTGGCGGGGCTCGTGCGCG AGTCGCTGCAAGGAGAGTTCCAAAGGAAGCTTTATAAGGAGCTGCTGAAGAATTACAACCCTCTGGAGCGCCCAGTTGCAAATGATTCCCAGCCGCTCACCGTCTATTTCACTCTCAGCCTCATGCAGATCATGGATGTG GATGAAAAGAATCAAGTATTAACAACAAACATCTGGCTACAAATG TACTGGACAGATCATTATCTACAGTGGAACGTGTCTGAATACCCTGGCGTGAAGAATGTCCGTTTTCCTGATGGACTGATTTGGAAGCCAGATATTCTTCTCTATAACAG TGCTGATGAAAGATTTGACGCTACATTTCACACTAATGTCTTGGTCAATTCGTCAGGACACTGCCAATATCTGCCACCAG GCATATTTAAAAGCTCATGCTACATAGATGTGCGCTGGTTTCCATTTGATGTTCAGAAATGTAACCTGAAGTTTGGATCCTGGACTTACGGAGGCTGGTCCTTGGACTTACAAATGCAAGAAGCAGATATATCTGGCTATATTTCAAATGGGGAGTGGGATTTAGTAG GAGTTCCCGGGAAAAGAACAGAGAGTTTTTATGAATGTTGTAAAGAACCCTACCCAGATGTAACATTCACAGTAACTATGAGACGTCGGACTCTCTATTACGGACTCAATCTTCTTATTCCTTGTGTACTGATCTCGGCACTTGCTTTGttagtttttctgcttccagcagaCTCGGGAGAAAAGATCTCACTAG GTATAACAGTATTATTGTCTCTCACTGTCTTCATGTTACTTGTGGCGGAAATTATGCCAGCAACATCTGATTCCGTGCCCTTAATCG CTCAATATTTTGCCAGCACTATGATTATTGTTGGTCTTTCTGTTGTTGTCACTGTTATTGTTCTGCAATACCATCATCACGATCCAGACGGGGGGAAAATGCCTAAATGG acaaGAATCATCCTTCTGAACTGGTGTGCTTGGTTTCTGAGGATGAAAAGACCGGGGGAAGACAAAGTGCGTCCTGCCTGTCAACATAAGCAGCGGCGATGTAGCCTGACGAGTGTGGAGATGAACACTATGAGTGGACAGCAATCCAGTAACGGGAATATGCTCTACATTGGGTTTAGGGGGCTGGAAGGGGTTCACTGCACACCCACCACCGATTCAGGGGTGATCTGCGGGAGGATGACCTGCTCACCAACAGACGAAGAAAACCTGCTGCACAGCGGTCACCCCTCTGAAGGCGATCCAGATTTGGCCAAGATCTTGGAAGAGGTCAGGTACATTGCAAACCGATTCAGAGACCAGGATGAAGAAGCAGCCGTTTGTAACGAATGGAAGTTTGCAGCCTCTGTAGTGGATCGGCTCTGCTTGATGGCTTTTTCAGTCTTCACAATCATTTGTACAATTGGTATTTTAATGTCGGCACCAAACTTTGTAGAGGCCGTATCTAAAGATTTTGCTTAA
- the CHRFAM7A gene encoding CHRNA7-FAM7A fusion protein isoform X2, with translation MQEADISGYISNGEWDLVGVPGKRTESFYECCKEPYPDVTFTVTMRRRTLYYGLNLLIPCVLISALALLVFLLPADSGEKISLGITVLLSLTVFMLLVAEIMPATSDSVPLIAQYFASTMIIVGLSVVVTVIVLQYHHHDPDGGKMPKWTRIILLNWCAWFLRMKRPGEDKVRPACQHKQRRCSLTSVEMNTMSGQQSSNGNMLYIGFRGLEGVHCTPTTDSGVICGRMTCSPTDEENLLHSGHPSEGDPDLAKILEEVRYIANRFRDQDEEAAVCNEWKFAASVVDRLCLMAFSVFTIICTIGILMSAPNFVEAVSKDFA, from the exons ATGCAAGAAGCAGATATATCTGGCTATATTTCAAATGGGGAGTGGGATTTAGTAG GAGTTCCCGGGAAAAGAACAGAGAGTTTTTATGAATGTTGTAAAGAACCCTACCCAGATGTAACATTCACAGTAACTATGAGACGTCGGACTCTCTATTACGGACTCAATCTTCTTATTCCTTGTGTACTGATCTCGGCACTTGCTTTGttagtttttctgcttccagcagaCTCGGGAGAAAAGATCTCACTAG GTATAACAGTATTATTGTCTCTCACTGTCTTCATGTTACTTGTGGCGGAAATTATGCCAGCAACATCTGATTCCGTGCCCTTAATCG CTCAATATTTTGCCAGCACTATGATTATTGTTGGTCTTTCTGTTGTTGTCACTGTTATTGTTCTGCAATACCATCATCACGATCCAGACGGGGGGAAAATGCCTAAATGG acaaGAATCATCCTTCTGAACTGGTGTGCTTGGTTTCTGAGGATGAAAAGACCGGGGGAAGACAAAGTGCGTCCTGCCTGTCAACATAAGCAGCGGCGATGTAGCCTGACGAGTGTGGAGATGAACACTATGAGTGGACAGCAATCCAGTAACGGGAATATGCTCTACATTGGGTTTAGGGGGCTGGAAGGGGTTCACTGCACACCCACCACCGATTCAGGGGTGATCTGCGGGAGGATGACCTGCTCACCAACAGACGAAGAAAACCTGCTGCACAGCGGTCACCCCTCTGAAGGCGATCCAGATTTGGCCAAGATCTTGGAAGAGGTCAGGTACATTGCAAACCGATTCAGAGACCAGGATGAAGAAGCAGCCGTTTGTAACGAATGGAAGTTTGCAGCCTCTGTAGTGGATCGGCTCTGCTTGATGGCTTTTTCAGTCTTCACAATCATTTGTACAATTGGTATTTTAATGTCGGCACCAAACTTTGTAGAGGCCGTATCTAAAGATTTTGCTTAA